gtgggtcgcggatcgaacaggaggcaccctgatcgaacaggccagccgatcggctagcatcttcctagccgatcaagcagcccattcgatcggagctcctggccgatcggctgccactttccccttttggagcctataaatagggctgtcattgtcacactttctatttttggaaagctctgaccgaaccagccttcttctttaccttttctcagatttctctcaactccggtaagttttcactctaattcttgtacgttttttatcattgcatgattctacacctttctatctttcaaaacttggattctaaccatgaaatcaccaagatctaagtgtgcttgggtgatgtcatcatggtgttcttgaagaacatcatgttttggtctcattcaaccgtgaatagcttagatctgatcgattccacataaataaactaagattcttacaaatcttaacatttttatgaataatttccaactttcttcaaccttttacactcgaaacctgaaaactggtagaaacggagcttgaaccggctaactaatcattctaacagttaaaaggttcaagattcggattctatgtACAAGATTCACCGAtaatgggttaaactctaaaccaacgttccgaaccgttcaccggctgGACTTtagtgattcctgtccgagccaaaGAAACGAATAGGAACGGAgggtatcatagttcaactcgttgtcaagtTACCTTAAAAGAAagacaaataatcaaacaaccaagtgttagacgaaaggccgaccaggtctgaaatgctggccgaacggctaggctgttcaaacagcccagccgatcagaCATGCCAGctgatcgaccgggccagccgatcggctagcacatggtcccacactttcaaaTTTCACGAAGCATAGTATCGAGGAAGGGATGTTCGATCAAACTgcgtttggtgaacattactcttcggatcatgagatactactcttCAACACTTGATCACTTTTACCACTCGTTCTTAGTAGGGAATGCCAGTGACATCCTGTTGAGAACCACTTctaaagttcccagccgatcggttaagccggccaatcgaacggaccgttcgatcgaccgacctgaaaggtaagaacactttagtgttctcatatactacaacgaaaacttcaaaagttcaaatcctcaaacacaaacacactagaggaagaaacaatccactcgaatggcctagccgatcgagcctaccggccgatcgaacaggactgtccaaacggacataccagccgatcgaacagcctgttcgatcgaacctgccgttcgatcgaccagcctatccgatccattcacacttgtctgACATTTCcacgttacttatcgttatgctatcgaactattcaggctaatcttactctcagcgctcccttcaatccatagtcaatcactgtgagtatactcaatcccttttttctttaagcacttttgggtgttacatacgttgtttatatcaaaacacaaactatcacactactcaaactatttgaacgctaaccaatatgcatgtattacgtgactcaatgaatgcttgttgattgtgtttacacgtggaatgatgtctacctgccttaacgacgtagtactatagtttggactcagcacccgtacacacgggggttgttaaggacagttacttgcatggattacggtggtaatcatgtattgcgaaccgtctcggacaggcaacccgcagtcattggtatcgataggtccatgtcgataattaacatgcttcgttttcctctgtgtacgtgctggttatgcgtaaactattcaaactctatatgctattgtcaaacttgtgtgctcacatttacattatatgtattgactttattttaacgtatgtgacaggtatttaggatgctttcttgctaggaaagcgaggctagaataagtttctagaagcccccaacaaatagttgtcggCCCTGAACAAGCTCatggggcatagttgtctgtagatcttgttcactggcattacagccagggagtcaacagaataggggtctagaagcagataaacaattgttgtatttatatttaatttgaatctgagttgtcgaaacaggaTTTATTGTtttgatgttatctgtaataacttgttatttattcgggatacggtatgggacgtatcatttaaactgaatttgtattaatagttgttgtggaaacttctggacaatctgtttcgctcagtgccgcgccccgatgattccgccatcggttggggtgtgacactgaaCATCCTGGACGTTattaaggttagccgatgtcacatggctctgaatttcagGTGCTaaccccttgaggtacaactcaatgcgcttgactggagggtccaccatagttgggcacaagatggccagctcgtttgaccgtttcgtataagcttcgatttccgaccctgtcatcttcagatgataaagctccacttccaacttgtggatgtcatcacgtgtgcagtattctcgcttaatcagctctttgaaatcattccaaggggtggcgttagcagctgccagccctagtatctgaacttgcgcgttccaccaagttagcgcaatcccttctaaagtactagtggcgtatttcaccctgcgagcctcagggcattcacacatttcaaacacagactcgagcttttcaaccaatggaggagtcccactgctccctccgtgccactgaacgtacttggacgacagtccatgaaattcttgaaagtgtaaacaggtggctgagcgtgttgacctgcttgtgcagctgcaagtgccgcagcaacttgttcgttgataagagccgtcaactgggcttgtgtcaagttaatacgtctggccatgatcttcatagcaaatgtaacataagtgagagaggttcgcgaatagtgcgatgacagaagagagtaagcacacaagtgttctcaagcaataacgaatagtaagcaatgtaatctaagcataccacgagcaaagttctatgtaattctagtatgtaggcaataaacataaaccttattacctaggatgttgagtcttgcacgtggagcgaggcgtcgttgtggatcgttgagcactgtactggttatagtttggttttaataaaaacgtttttcccttattaaaaccgagttctctataaccaatggctctgataccaatctgtcacacccccaaaatccacttgcggggtatcaccgcttgggagcgtgactgaccaggatcaagccaccaatcatatagaacaatgtaaatagtaaaagaaagtgtaatttaaccaaaccaatccatatgaaaggtgttcaaaacataagtataaattcaacgtttagcggaagcatatgagtaaaagcccaacataaataaagtatgtaatgtcataatgttaaatcaaagcattcacgatccttgtccacaacgaccgcgtctcccagtgcaagctccatgtatacctaacgacctgcaaggcatgtaacagagagtcaacaactagttgagcaagttcacagtaagtaagttcgtaatagtaagtttgcttcgtaacgtgtggctctactaggccgatattatgttctattagtggggggcttcccatgtttgcatatacactagactatttgtaaccataagtgttcttcttaacccgagaacagtagtacgtacaaggtttacgtaggttttacgtaagtgtccttcacaaaccaggatagtggtacgcgggggtttacgtaggttttacgtaagtgcctgtcacaacccgaggcagtagtgagtataagtttacataggttttacgtaagtgtccttcgcaacctgaggacagtgatgagtacaagtatacgtaggttttacgtatgtatcctgcgcatccgaggacgatggtagatagtctagtaacagtgtaagtacaagtatctattcaaatctcattccttcaatcccattcccaaaccccgggaatcccatgccttggtaagagtgtgaactcaccttggtttgcgcggtatgctaactatgtgctcgaaagtaatcaatcaatcaaggcctaaGGTAATGCATTTACACACAGTCAGTTCATGTTGGTCAAATTTCACATGCAAACTATGTCACAAAGTGCTTGGTAGTTAACCTCATGTATCGCATAAGCAGTTAATCAATTTCATGCCATTCATGTACCACATCGTTGTCTATTGAAGTTTATTCCAATATAATCATCCAATAACACACTTAACAGAGTTAGCATCTAACAGAACAAATAAGCTAACTGAATAAATAGAGTTAACAGAGTTAATTGATTAACAGAATTAATCAACTTAACTTAACAGAGTTGACATGCTTAACTGAATTAACAGAAACTCGGATTATACATATTATCTAAAACTCGGATcaagcatatcaacaaagaattcGGACCATCTATATATAAGCAGAAATTCGGACCTCAAGTCCCTGACAAGTTCGGACCAAGTGTtgtttataaaagtcggaccagcAATTCCCACAAAACCCGGACAAGGGCATTTactcttaaaactcggaccatatatatatatgttaataaAATTCAGACTTCATATAAAGCATAAAACTCGGACTTCATCTAAAGCATAAAACTCGGACTTCATATAAAGCATAAAGTCGGACTTCATCTCTCATTAAAAGTCGGACGACATACATGAATCAAAACTCGGACTATATACATGAATCAAAAGTCGGACCCAATCATCCCTTTGCAAAGTTCGGACCTTGTGTCCCTttgtaaaagtcggaccttgtGTATCAAGGCAAAAACTCGGACCTAACACTCTtataataaaactcggacaagtgagCATTACATAAAACTCGGACTCAAGGtccttataaaattcggaccatgctACACTTAAAAGGTCGGGCCTAACATCAATCATGCGAATATTCAAGttcaatgtaacagttacgttcttcgATCAGGAACCCTAGTTTTCAAACATTCACAATGCAGTAATCTAATCAACACTCAAACATCTCTATCATATCAAGAATCTTAGTGtcaggcaagtgattacacaacaaatcataaaccatttcacaataatctgtattgatcaataaacacagagccattatatgtagaactagggttttgcatgaatcacataatcaaggattaacaacaaataatcattaaccgtttaccttagattgattctagatgaagagagatcaaaagtgatgaagagcttgtgccaccaagaatgatgaagaagatgattgtaggagaggATTGTAGAGGAAGATGTGAAAGTACGTATGTTGATTTTGTGAGATGATTAGTGaaggaggttagggttaagagctattaagatttcactaattactctactcacccctaagtatcatcttttacataaaacatacccatcacaatataatttacagtttcatcaccaagttcatgcatttgtcatatcattcgtaaaataacacataaccatgcaataatcacaatacacttaatcaaatcacaacgtatacagttacaaagcaaaccaattgtgtaagtaagcaactaaacaaacagtgaacgtgcaataaatgcaaaagtggaatctcggaaactcgagttgtcacagaacaCAACACAGTCGTGGATTGTATGATATTTCTTTTCGAGAGGAGGCATCAGAAGTCTTATATGAAGATCATATAACATTGCTCAACATAAGAGATTGTACTTCAAGGGATCAAACGACATTTCATTGACTGCAAAAGCTTTGAACAAATTTTAAGGAAGATCGACACATGTTACttaaatcaacatattcaaatgagggggggggggggttgtatTATTCAAGTTGCATCCTTTTTCCCTCAATAAGTTTTGTCCCATTTGAGTTTTCTTAGTAAGATTTTTAATGAGCCAACATATATGATTCAGAAGTATAGGAAGAAGAAAATACGCGACGCACTTTTTTTTCTTTAGCTGAgattttgtcccattgggttttttGGCAATGTTTTTAACGAGGTAACATCTCAAAGCGTATTAAGTTGATAAACAAGGAAGAGTGTTGTAAATATATTATTATGATTATGGTTATCAACTCATAAAATAATCTAGCTTGTTTTCCAAGACTTTCTCTATAGTCATTGTATTATATTATAAAAGACATACATATTAATGAAACATTAATCTCTTTATCTTTATTATTCATCCATATTCTTTTActattaggctagtttcacaaTAAACATCAATATAGATAAAATTAAAGACAACGTGAAAGATAAAATAGTTATAAGTCATATATTAGAACTTTTGAGGggattatatgtattgacttttttAGATCTCTTAATATTTTTGtgaatctaatcacacctttaaTTTTATTTTACGACAAGAAAAGAATGTTGTCATCAAATTATCTTtaaagtttcatttttttttttttttttgttatttagttcGGACTATTTCCGtatcaaattaaataaaaacatatGATCAAATGTCAGCCTTATTTGTTCTCAAGAGGACATTCACTTTGTTAAGGTGTGTCTCACAAATCACAACAAAAAAATGATGTAgtttaaattttacaaaaattcatTTATCCTAGAAAATCTAGAAGTTAATTTTAAttaaaattataataaatatatatccAAACATAAGCAAATGACACATGTAAAGAGTACAAGAActaataaaaagtcaaaatttaaaagaaaatatattaataaacacTTCGAATTATTAATTCCAAATAGAATGATCAAATGAACTCAGAGTAGTGTTAGATCTAAGCCAAACAAGATGATAATTTTAAGACATCTTTTTAGATTTCGGTGCCTTAGGCATCCGGAAGATCTATTATTTAGAACTTGAACTTCTGTCTCTCTGGGAAGATGAAAGTATAGCATCAATGGCATCTTTCACCTGTGAAAGCTCAGGTGGTTTTCCACCTTGCACTGGCCAGAACTCATCTGTTGCCAACACCttcaaatataatttaaaaatggCTCAATTAAATGTTCGACCAAATATTTAGAAAATTAATCAGTTTGCATATATATTAATTATCTAGCTTACTTTCACTTGCAGCTGTAGGAACTTTACATAACTAATTGCTTTCTCTAACATGGTAACCAAATCAACCTGAAGGGAAAATCAATTGCATAAGTACATCAAAAATTGTTCACAACATGATAATTCAGATCATGAAGGTGTAGAATAATTACCTTGGAACCGTTTGGCACAAGATCCTGAAGAACTTTTAGCCGCTCACTGATTCGTTCTCGTCGATTCTGTTACAACACAATAGTTCTTGCTTTAAGTTCAAGTAATTAACTCAGTTTGCGCACTTTGACCAAAAAATTTTAGTCGGAGGTAATCTTTAAGGTTTTGTTTTCCGAAGGACacgttattttaaaaaaaattccgatatgtatatgtaaaaaaatatatttatagggTATACTCATACAAACACCAAAATAAGCatacttacaaaactatttttatggtttagattagttattagcccattggcattaggtttagacctttagtgagctcaatacccaatttcgttaaggcctaagggcatgttttttcgagctcgaacagggtaaacgaattctcagggccggccctggacCCTCTTGACCCATTGGTTCCGCTTTTGTGTATAATAAAATTTTTAAGGCACAAGAAATGAAATCTATTTATTCCATAGGATTAATATAGGATAAATTAATTTACCTTGGCAGCAATACTTTGTGGGTCTTTGGGTTGAGCTGACTTTTGCTTATTCTTCTTTGTTGAAGTGTTGGTGGTACATTGTTTCTTGAATGCTTGCTCACTCTCTCCCTGCAATGTTGAATTTTGTTTCAAATTTGTCTTTTAGATATAATGGGATCTTGAACAAGAGgttaaataaacaaaataaataagaTGAAATTACCGAATGAGCTCGCTTATGAAAAGATGATTCTTGTGTTGCAAGATAATTATCAGAAGATGAAGGATTTGGCCATGCAAATGATTCTAACTCATCATGATTTTCTTTGATACTACCACTCCGAATGTTACTCATATTCTCCAGCAAACGCATGCTATCCAACGAACCAGACCCAAGATTCATCAGCTGATCCGGGCTCAATTTACTTGAATAAGGTTGTTCATCATTCTCTTCAAAGTTAAGAAAACATGAACCACTTCCACTTTGCATGAAGTTATGATCGTAGTAGCCCGGCTTGAAGCTTATAATCGAATGGCCTTCTTCCTGCTGGAATTGTTGCAAGTGATTAATAGTGGTTTGGTAAAGTAACCCACCCGAATTTGTAGCACTGCCTGGGCTAGAAAGCGAAGAAGAATTGGAAGAACTTCCAGCAAATGTCCCTTTCTTTTCTGGACTTTCGCTCTCCTCGAATTCGGAGTTGGGTGTTCCATAAAATTTGTAGGATTGATGGACTAAACCAGGCATGTGTGAAGAGTGATCATTAGGGTTTCTTTCTTTGGTAAGTGCCATTTTTTAGAAGAGAGTTTGACTTGAATATTGGTGAGCTATGAAGAGGGTGTAGGCATGTGGTTGCGGATATATATATGGGGGTTTGCTGAGCAATAGAATAAAATGAAATTATATTTAGGGATTTGTAGCTGGCAGTGCATGAGAAATttgaaaaagatgaagatgacTAGAAAAAAACAACAAAACGGTCGCCGGATTGTTCGCAAAACCCACGTCTATGAGATATTCCACACCAGCACGTATAATTTAATTCCATGCAATGTTATAACTTATAAGgataatatattatatatcaaAGAATATGTTTAACGTAATATGTTGTTTGTTTTAAAAGAATGAGCGTATATACTTAGCTTGATAATTTCTTATTGTATACGCACATCTTGTATATTATTGTAGAGTTTGATTGTTATGAGAACTGGTAATCTTACCCGAGCATTGCAGCGgtgtttcaaaatttctaatgGTTGCATTAAAGAATTATACCATAGTCTTAACAGTCAACATTTTGTAAGAAACGAACACTAAATGGCGCCGATGCTTAGGGGAGGCGGGGTGGGGGAAAAAGTTCCCGTGATAAAATGTCCATGCGTGGAAAACAAACAAATGGCCACCGCCACTGATTGTTCATCACGAGTTATGGCAAGAGTGCGTGATAATATTAACGCATTATGGACTTGTGAGTGATGGAACATGTGAGGGagtgtgagggtttattgtgggtgttgtgagtgatgagcaATGCcactaaaaaggttgtgagtgatggaaaaatggttgatgacatggcgaaacttaattgggtgttgtgagtgatgagtgatgaccacccccacccccttTACAATTACTAGTATATCAACGCTCATTACGGGCACACCTTTCCCGCCACCCTTAACCAACATATAAGACTTTTAAACAAGGATATTTTGAAGCCCCTCTGTTTGGTCGATCTGTTACATATTGTTGATCTTATGATAATTTACAATTAATAGGGCACATGTTATCAAATAATTAAATGACATATGTTTATTAATAAACTCATTATAGTTTTGTAACTTGATTAAATCAAATATATCAAAAGATGGTTCCTTCGTAGTACCATCCTTTTGAATCTCATCAAACTGAACGCATCTTTCAATAATTCTCAGAAAATCTCACTTAATTGAAGCGAGTTATACTTGAGCACGTGCATGACAACGTATTTTATAGTTTGATACATTCCATGTACGTTGTCTTGCTAGTTTGTTCATATGCTACATTAGttttttattgtttgtgattTAATATCCCAATTATATATAGCTATTTTCCTAATATTTGAAACCATGATGAAAAGTAATTCCTTTTACTTTAGAATCCACTACTATCAAATTTGGAATTTGTAAATAAATATACTACAAGGTTTAATTTGTTGGACACGAGAATTATAAACAGCGGAAGCATCATCATGCATCGGATTCATGATGATAAACTTGGTTTGAACAATATTTGCAGATATTGAATGGTGGACAATTTTGGCGGTTAAATTGTCTTGGTACCGGAAAAAGGTTCCCGGCAACCAACATTTATACATATCGATGAGCGGTTATGTGGCGGGTAAACTTGGTGGGAATAACCATCTTTTGAAACGGTGGCAACCAGCCAATATGCCCTTTCGTTCATATCGTTACATACTTATAGACATAAGTAATATATCCTACATTAAATACATATAACATATGAATAATTATGTTTATGATGTCTAATACTCTCCCCTAAACATAATGGTGTTTAGGGGAGTGCTTGAGAACACTGTTGTTGGCATCATCCACGGCAGCTTTTGCTCGGTTAAAATCGAACCTCCTCCTTGCATTCAGCCTTT
The sequence above is drawn from the Helianthus annuus cultivar XRQ/B chromosome 12, HanXRQr2.0-SUNRISE, whole genome shotgun sequence genome and encodes:
- the LOC110896873 gene encoding transcription factor RHD6 translates to MALTKERNPNDHSSHMPGLVHQSYKFYGTPNSEFEESESPEKKGTFAGSSSNSSSLSSPGSATNSGGLLYQTTINHLQQFQQEEGHSIISFKPGYYDHNFMQSGSGSCFLNFEENDEQPYSSKLSPDQLMNLGSGSLDSMRLLENMSNIRSGSIKENHDELESFAWPNPSSSDNYLATQESSFHKRAHSGESEQAFKKQCTTNTSTKKNKQKSAQPKDPQSIAAKNRRERISERLKVLQDLVPNGSKVDLVTMLEKAISYVKFLQLQVKVLATDEFWPVQGGKPPELSQVKDAIDAILSSSQRDRSSSSK